The Blastococcus sp. HT6-4 genome window below encodes:
- a CDS encoding glutamate--cysteine ligase gives MEIPFRSSERASLGVEWELQLVDRGTRELSSGAVEILESMRPEGADEHPKAKHELLQSTIEIITGICTTVSEAKADLAGTLADVVARAEQRGLGVLCAGTHPFTDWQTQEISPKDRYRELVDRMQWLARRMQIFGVHVHVGVRAPEKVIPIVNALCQYVPHFLALSSSSPFWVGCDTGLASARTKIFEGMPTAGLPFQLTDWDEFEEYMETLISTKSIESVREVWWDIRPHPDFGTVELRICDGLPTLDEIGGVAALAQCMVEQFDTQLDRGYTLPRPEEWVVRENKWRAARYGLDAEIIVDEHFAVRPVREAIAELVDELMPTARRLHCEEELSDVLRILEVGASYQRQRAVALQHDGELGPVVDSLLAELRDGLPERGPAGRPDGPVPGPAECAGGHAA, from the coding sequence GTGGAGATCCCTTTCCGTAGCTCGGAGCGCGCCAGCCTCGGCGTGGAGTGGGAGCTGCAGCTCGTCGACCGGGGGACCCGGGAGCTGTCGTCCGGCGCCGTCGAGATCCTCGAGTCGATGCGTCCCGAGGGCGCCGACGAGCACCCCAAGGCCAAGCACGAGCTGCTGCAGTCGACGATCGAGATCATCACCGGCATCTGCACCACGGTGAGCGAGGCCAAGGCCGACCTCGCCGGCACGCTCGCCGACGTCGTCGCCCGGGCCGAGCAGCGGGGGCTCGGGGTGCTGTGCGCCGGCACGCACCCGTTCACCGACTGGCAGACCCAGGAGATCTCGCCCAAGGACCGCTACCGCGAGCTGGTCGATCGCATGCAGTGGCTGGCCCGGCGCATGCAGATCTTCGGCGTCCACGTGCACGTCGGCGTCCGGGCACCGGAGAAGGTCATCCCGATCGTCAACGCGCTGTGCCAGTACGTGCCGCACTTCCTGGCGCTGTCGTCGTCCTCGCCGTTCTGGGTCGGCTGCGACACCGGCCTGGCCTCGGCCCGCACCAAGATCTTCGAGGGCATGCCCACGGCCGGGCTGCCCTTCCAGCTCACCGACTGGGACGAGTTCGAGGAGTACATGGAGACGCTGATCTCGACCAAGAGCATCGAGAGCGTGCGGGAGGTCTGGTGGGACATCCGCCCGCACCCCGACTTCGGCACCGTCGAGCTGCGCATCTGCGACGGCCTGCCCACCCTGGACGAGATCGGCGGGGTCGCCGCCCTCGCGCAGTGCATGGTGGAGCAGTTCGACACCCAGCTCGACCGCGGCTACACCCTGCCCCGTCCCGAGGAGTGGGTGGTCCGGGAGAACAAGTGGCGGGCGGCCCGCTACGGGCTGGACGCCGAGATCATCGTCGACGAGCACTTCGCCGTCCGCCCCGTCCGGGAGGCGATCGCGGAGCTGGTCGACGAGCTCATGCCGACCGCCAGGCGCCTGCACTGCGAGGAGGAGCTGTCCGACGTGCTGCGCATCCTGGAGGTCGGCGCGTCCTACCAGCGGCAGCGGGCCGTGGCCCTGCAGCACGACGGCGAGCTCGGCCCGGTCGTGGACAGCCTGCTCGCCGAGCTGCGGGACGGCCTGCCGGAACGCGGCCCGGCCGGGCGGCCCGACGGCCCGGTCCCCGGCCCGGCCGAGTGCGCAGGAGGCCACGCGGCATGA
- a CDS encoding purine-nucleoside phosphorylase, translated as MSELPRTDPTVLSEQAAQTLTAALGGPHDVAVVMGSGWAPAADAFGEPAGSVAIGDLPGFAAPTAVGHGGEVRSVRVGDRSVLLFLGRTHFYEGRGVEPVVHGVRTAAAAGARTVILTNAAGGLAPDHRVGQAVVISDHLNLTARSPLVGATFVDLTDLYSARLRELAHELDPSLAEGVYAQLPGPHYETPAEIRMLRTLGADLVGMSTALEAIAARAAGAEVFGLSMVTNAAAGITGEKLDHAEVLAAGREAAGRLGEFLVEFIGRLP; from the coding sequence GTGAGCGAGCTCCCCCGAACCGACCCCACCGTCCTGTCCGAGCAGGCCGCGCAGACCCTGACCGCCGCGCTCGGCGGGCCGCACGACGTCGCCGTCGTCATGGGGTCCGGCTGGGCACCCGCCGCCGACGCCTTCGGCGAGCCGGCCGGGTCCGTGGCGATCGGCGACCTGCCGGGCTTCGCCGCCCCGACGGCGGTCGGCCACGGGGGCGAGGTCCGCTCGGTGCGCGTGGGCGACCGTTCCGTGCTCCTCTTCCTCGGCCGGACCCACTTCTACGAGGGCCGCGGTGTGGAGCCGGTCGTGCACGGGGTGCGGACCGCGGCCGCCGCCGGCGCGAGGACGGTGATCCTCACCAACGCCGCCGGTGGGCTGGCTCCCGACCACCGCGTGGGCCAGGCGGTGGTCATCTCCGACCACCTGAACCTGACCGCCCGCTCGCCGCTGGTCGGCGCGACGTTCGTCGACCTGACCGACCTGTACTCCGCGCGGCTGCGCGAGCTGGCACACGAGCTCGACCCGTCGCTGGCCGAGGGCGTCTACGCGCAACTGCCCGGCCCGCACTACGAGACGCCGGCCGAGATCCGGATGCTGCGCACCCTGGGCGCCGACCTCGTGGGCATGTCGACGGCCCTGGAGGCGATCGCGGCCCGGGCGGCCGGCGCCGAGGTGTTCGGCTTGTCGATGGTCACCAACGCGGCGGCCGGGATCACCGGGGAGAAGCTGGACCACGCGGAGGTGCTCGCGGCGGGCAGGGAGGCCGCCGGGCGCCTCGGGGAGTTCCTGGTCGAGTTCATCGGGCGGCTGCCGTGA
- a CDS encoding phospho-sugar mutase, producing MSEPAGDLLSTARAWADADPHEGDRTEIEALIESGNTTELARRFAGPLTFGTAGLRGPLRAGPAGMNAAVVTRAAAGLAGWLSAGGHAGAGVVIGFDARRRSDEFARVSAEVLAGAGFAVQVMPRPLPTPVLAFAVRHLGCAAGIMVTASHNPPDDNGYKVYLGDGAQLVPPADREIEAAIAAVGPASEVLRSDDWLTLGDDIESDYVDAVVAAVDPGRVPASARSALTVAYTAMHGVGAGTTRAVFAAAGLAEPVSVPEQDAPDPAFPTVAFPNPEEPGAVDLLLALAERVGADVAIAEDPDADRCSVVCGGRQLTGDEVGALLADWLLRRGVRGTYASSLVSGSLMHVIAEAHGAPSEETPTGFKWIMRAGSDSAPLVYGYEEALGYSVAPSVVRDKDGISAALAVALMAAELEAAGRTVLDRLDELADEHGLFVTGQLSARVEDLSLIADAMARLRAQPPAALLGRPVESTDLALEDPPVDAVRLLGEGVRVIVRPSGTEPKLKAYLETVVPVHEDAGLIAARGRGADELDQLRAEMSAALGL from the coding sequence GTGAGCGAGCCGGCCGGCGACCTGCTCAGCACGGCCCGTGCCTGGGCCGACGCCGACCCGCACGAGGGTGACCGGACGGAGATCGAAGCCCTGATCGAGTCGGGGAACACCACCGAGCTCGCCCGCCGGTTCGCCGGGCCGCTCACCTTCGGGACGGCGGGGCTGCGCGGGCCCCTGCGAGCGGGGCCGGCGGGGATGAACGCCGCCGTCGTCACGCGGGCGGCCGCGGGGCTGGCCGGGTGGCTGTCGGCCGGGGGGCACGCCGGTGCCGGCGTGGTGATCGGGTTCGACGCACGCCGCCGGTCGGACGAGTTCGCCCGCGTCTCCGCCGAGGTGCTGGCCGGGGCAGGCTTCGCCGTCCAGGTGATGCCGCGACCGCTGCCGACACCGGTGCTCGCCTTCGCCGTCCGCCACCTGGGGTGCGCCGCCGGGATCATGGTGACCGCCAGCCACAACCCGCCCGACGACAACGGCTACAAGGTGTACCTGGGCGACGGCGCGCAGCTGGTGCCACCGGCCGACCGGGAGATCGAGGCCGCCATCGCCGCGGTGGGGCCGGCGAGCGAGGTCCTCCGGTCCGACGACTGGCTGACCCTGGGCGACGACATCGAGTCCGACTACGTGGACGCCGTGGTGGCGGCCGTGGATCCTGGGCGGGTGCCGGCGTCGGCGCGGTCGGCGCTGACCGTGGCGTACACGGCGATGCACGGGGTGGGTGCCGGGACGACGCGTGCGGTGTTCGCCGCGGCAGGGCTGGCCGAGCCGGTGAGCGTGCCGGAGCAGGACGCTCCCGACCCGGCCTTCCCGACCGTGGCCTTCCCCAACCCGGAGGAGCCCGGCGCCGTCGACCTGCTGCTCGCCCTGGCCGAGCGGGTCGGCGCGGACGTCGCGATCGCCGAGGACCCCGACGCCGACCGGTGCTCGGTGGTCTGCGGCGGCCGGCAGCTGACCGGCGACGAGGTGGGCGCGCTGCTGGCCGACTGGCTGCTCCGCCGGGGGGTGCGCGGGACGTACGCGTCGTCGCTGGTGAGCGGCTCGCTCATGCACGTGATCGCCGAGGCCCACGGCGCCCCGTCGGAGGAGACGCCGACCGGGTTCAAGTGGATCATGCGCGCGGGCTCGGACTCGGCGCCGCTGGTGTACGGCTACGAGGAGGCGCTGGGCTACTCGGTGGCGCCGTCGGTCGTCCGGGACAAGGACGGCATCTCCGCCGCGCTGGCCGTGGCGCTCATGGCCGCCGAGCTCGAGGCAGCCGGCCGGACGGTGCTCGACCGGCTGGACGAGCTGGCCGACGAGCACGGCCTCTTCGTCACCGGGCAGCTCTCGGCGCGGGTCGAGGACCTCTCGCTCATCGCCGACGCCATGGCCCGGCTGCGCGCGCAGCCGCCGGCCGCGCTGCTGGGACGACCCGTGGAGTCCACCGACCTCGCGCTCGAGGACCCCCCGGTCGACGCGGTGCGGCTGCTCGGCGAGGGGGTGCGGGTGATCGTGCGGCCCAGCGGTACCGAGCCGAAGCTCAAGGCCTACCTGGAGACGGTCGTCCCGGTGCACGAGGACGCCGGCCTGATCGCCGCGCGCGGGCGGGGCGCCGACGAGCTGGACCAGCTCCGCGCCGAGATGTCG